Proteins encoded in a region of the Metamycoplasma alkalescens genome:
- the rsmG gene encoding 16S rRNA (guanine(527)-N(7))-methyltransferase RsmG, giving the protein MKIIAREEFNQLIKTSLNKIDDIIISKLWDYYFLIENHNQTYNLTGYYQDKLVKEGIIESILIFKEINKNILCLTNKKILDIGSGAGFPIIPYFIYNPNFELTIYEPSQKRVNFLKKVIQVCDLKNITIKPLRAEESNEFESFDFISAKAVSELKNLVEISHHLGKKDAIFCFLKSSNYQNEINNSNWIKKNLNIDYQILDLGIFFNIPNVLVYYQKTKKTPDFIPRKWSIIIKNNLKK; this is encoded by the coding sequence ATGAAGATTATAGCAAGGGAAGAGTTTAATCAATTAATTAAAACTTCTTTAAATAAGATAGATGATATAATAATTTCCAAACTTTGGGATTATTATTTTTTAATTGAAAATCATAATCAAACTTATAACTTAACTGGTTATTATCAAGATAAATTAGTTAAAGAAGGGATTATTGAATCAATTTTAATTTTTAAAGAAATTAATAAAAATATTCTTTGTTTAACAAATAAAAAAATTTTAGATATTGGTTCAGGAGCAGGATTTCCAATCATTCCTTATTTTATTTATAATCCAAATTTTGAATTAACAATTTATGAACCAAGTCAAAAAAGAGTTAATTTTTTAAAAAAAGTTATTCAAGTTTGTGATCTTAAAAATATCACAATTAAACCCCTTCGTGCCGAAGAATCAAACGAGTTTGAATCTTTTGATTTTATTAGTGCGAAAGCAGTTTCTGAGCTAAAAAATTTAGTTGAAATTTCGCATCATTTAGGAAAAAAAGATGCGATTTTTTGCTTTTTAAAATCTTCAAATTATCAAAATGAAATTAATAATTCAAATTGAATTAAAAAAAATTTAAATATTGATTATCAAATTCTTGATTTGGGGATTTTTTTTAATATCCCTAATGTATTAGTTTATTATCAAAAAACAAAAAAAACACCAGATTTTATTCCAAGAAAATGGTCAATTATTATTAAAAATAATTTAAAAAAATAA
- the mgtA gene encoding magnesium-translocating P-type ATPase — protein MKRKANNFVSEEENKNIKTNKVSQKRNFINQRLIEASESNIENLYKKYNTSEHGTLDEDVIKENKEKYGTNKISKKGEDNGFKRFFRSFFNLFNIILLVLVFVSAIVDIILPLVQNKPDDLNYITVIIIVVIIFSSSIIHFIQEQRSASNANKLIEIIATTCLVERNGVLKEIPMDEVVAGDIVHLAAGDIIPGDVRIISAKDLFVSQSSLTGESVAIEKYAQIDTQGKYDNVTDRQNLAFMGSNIISGSAKALVIIVGNETFIGSVASKLNEKPTPTNFDKGIKKISLLFTIVISIVIPIVFLIVGLTQQRTDGNVAWLNALLFGISIAIGITPEMLPMIVTACLSRGSIAMGKAKTIVKSLNSIQNFGTMDILCTDKTGTLTQDEIILERHLDVNGKEDLHVLKYAFLNSYYQTGLKNILDTSIITRTLELAEDKKYLDNLELHYLKVDEVPFDFNRKRMSVLVKSLKNEKVTLITKGAVEEIINVCSKIYLDGKVVPLDKKITKKVLNKVREFSEEGMRVVAIASKKSTSEAIGKLSVADEKEMTLIGYLTFLDPPKDSAEDAIKKLHNLGVAVKILTGDNPLVTKSVCAKVGIPYQKILLGQEISKMSDEELAIEVEKTDIFAKLSPDQKARIIAILRKNGHVVGYMGDGINDAPAMKIADVSISVDTAVDIAKETANIILLEKDLNVLATGIIEGRKTHANINKYIKITVASNFGNILSVMIASVMLPFIPMAPVQIIFLNLIYDICCGAIPWDNVDKETIESPPKWDHKSIWKFMLWFGITSSIIDVMTFCLLFFLILPKSVGKETFTKISDYHNLLSKEQQTLFKSMFWSGWLILSMWTQAMVLHFLRSKKVAIIQTNASVPLIISTLMGIGVVTALPYIPKLNSALLLSPLPAIYFAWLALLLTTYLTLVAIVKIIYRKVYRSIL, from the coding sequence ATGAAAAGAAAAGCAAATAATTTTGTTTCTGAAGAAGAAAATAAAAACATCAAAACAAACAAAGTTTCACAAAAAAGAAATTTTATTAATCAACGTTTAATTGAAGCTTCAGAATCTAATATTGAAAATCTTTATAAAAAATACAATACATCAGAGCATGGTACTCTTGATGAAGATGTGATTAAAGAAAATAAAGAGAAATATGGAACAAACAAAATTTCTAAAAAAGGTGAAGATAATGGATTCAAGCGATTTTTTAGGTCATTTTTTAATTTGTTTAACATCATTCTTTTAGTTTTAGTTTTTGTTTCGGCAATCGTTGATATTATTTTGCCACTTGTTCAAAATAAACCCGATGATTTAAATTACATCACTGTGATTATTATTGTTGTAATTATATTTTCAAGTAGCATCATTCATTTTATTCAAGAACAACGATCAGCTTCAAATGCAAATAAATTAATTGAGATTATTGCAACAACATGTTTAGTTGAAAGAAATGGCGTTTTGAAAGAAATTCCAATGGATGAAGTTGTTGCTGGAGATATTGTGCATTTGGCAGCGGGAGACATAATTCCTGGGGATGTAAGAATTATTAGTGCTAAGGACTTATTTGTTTCGCAATCTTCTTTAACGGGTGAAAGTGTTGCAATTGAGAAATATGCACAAATTGATACGCAAGGCAAATATGACAATGTTACTGATCGACAAAATTTAGCATTTATGGGGTCAAATATTATTTCTGGATCTGCTAAAGCATTAGTTATAATTGTTGGAAATGAGACATTCATTGGTTCAGTTGCTTCGAAATTGAATGAAAAACCAACTCCAACCAACTTTGATAAAGGAATCAAAAAAATTTCTTTATTGTTTACAATTGTAATTTCGATTGTTATTCCAATTGTTTTTTTAATTGTTGGATTAACACAACAAAGAACAGATGGAAATGTTGCTTGATTAAATGCGCTATTGTTTGGAATTTCAATTGCAATTGGAATTACCCCTGAAATGCTTCCGATGATTGTGACTGCTTGTTTATCAAGAGGTTCAATTGCAATGGGGAAAGCTAAAACAATTGTTAAGAGCTTAAATTCAATCCAAAACTTTGGAACAATGGATATTTTGTGTACTGATAAAACTGGAACATTGACGCAAGATGAAATTATTTTAGAACGTCATTTGGATGTTAATGGTAAAGAAGACTTACATGTTTTAAAATATGCATTTTTAAATTCATATTATCAAACAGGATTAAAAAATATTTTAGATACTTCAATCATTACAAGAACACTTGAATTAGCAGAGGATAAAAAATATTTAGATAATCTTGAATTACATTATTTAAAAGTTGATGAAGTTCCTTTTGATTTCAATCGGAAAAGAATGTCAGTTTTAGTTAAATCATTAAAAAATGAAAAAGTGACTTTAATTACTAAAGGAGCTGTTGAAGAAATTATTAATGTATGTAGCAAAATTTATTTAGATGGTAAAGTTGTTCCATTGGATAAAAAAATCACGAAAAAAGTTTTAAATAAAGTTAGAGAATTTAGCGAAGAAGGAATGAGGGTTGTTGCAATTGCTTCAAAAAAATCAACCTCGGAAGCAATTGGAAAATTATCAGTTGCAGATGAAAAAGAAATGACATTAATTGGTTATCTAACATTTTTAGATCCACCAAAAGATTCGGCCGAAGATGCAATTAAAAAATTACATAATTTAGGTGTTGCAGTGAAGATTTTAACTGGGGATAATCCTTTAGTTACAAAATCAGTTTGTGCAAAGGTTGGCATTCCATATCAAAAAATTCTTTTAGGACAAGAAATTTCAAAAATGAGTGATGAAGAGCTAGCAATTGAGGTTGAAAAAACCGATATTTTTGCAAAACTAAGTCCTGATCAAAAAGCAAGAATCATTGCAATTTTAAGAAAAAATGGCCATGTTGTTGGTTATATGGGTGACGGAATTAATGATGCTCCGGCGATGAAAATTGCTGATGTTTCAATCTCTGTTGATACAGCTGTTGATATTGCAAAAGAAACAGCAAACATTATTCTTTTAGAAAAAGATTTAAATGTTTTAGCAACCGGAATTATTGAAGGTAGAAAAACACATGCTAATATCAACAAATACATCAAAATAACTGTTGCTTCAAACTTTGGGAATATTTTAAGTGTAATGATTGCATCGGTTATGTTGCCTTTTATTCCAATGGCACCAGTGCAAATAATTTTTCTAAACTTAATTTATGATATTTGTTGTGGGGCAATCCCTTGGGATAATGTTGATAAAGAAACAATTGAATCACCGCCGAAATGGGATCATAAATCAATTTGGAAATTTATGCTTTGGTTTGGAATTACAAGTTCAATCATTGATGTCATGACATTTTGTTTATTGTTTTTCTTGATTCTACCAAAATCAGTTGGGAAAGAAACATTCACAAAAATCAGTGATTATCACAACTTATTATCAAAAGAACAACAAACACTATTTAAATCAATGTTTTGATCAGGATGATTAATTCTTTCAATGTGAACACAAGCAATGGTTCTACATTTCTTGAGATCAAAAAAAGTTGCAATTATTCAAACCAATGCTTCAGTTCCACTGATTATTTCAACATTAATGGGAATTGGTGTCGTAACAGCATTGCCATATATTCCAAAATTAAATTCAGCACTGCTTCTATCTCCACTTCCAGCGATATATTTTGCTTGATTAGCATTGCTTTTAACAACCTATTTAACATTAGTTGCAATTGTCAAAATAATCTATCGAAAAGTTTATCGTTCGATTCTATAA
- a CDS encoding ribose-phosphate pyrophosphokinase has product MTQKDDNIAIFTMDNSEKLANEIGIYLNREIKKINKVIFADGERMLFPNETVRNKTVFIINNTSKPVNDNLMDLLIFIDSLKRANAKRVICVMTYYGYARQDRMANPRQPITARLVADLLETAGADKLITLDLHNASIQGFFNIPVDDLRGQFIFSKEFRLRNDKFVIVSPDHGGAVRARQLSELLKTEEQIAIIDKRRTAPNVSEIMGVLGDVKNKNVIIYDDIIDTGGTIVHAAEILKKQGANKIIIAATHGLFSKGFEMFEESKIIDEVIITNSIDHSHLSHFKKLRELSMAEFLGLVIKANINNTSIGEIYEDYSKGRV; this is encoded by the coding sequence ATGACACAAAAAGATGATAATATTGCTATTTTCACGATGGATAATTCCGAAAAATTAGCAAACGAGATTGGAATTTATTTAAATCGTGAGATTAAAAAAATTAATAAAGTAATATTCGCCGATGGAGAAAGAATGCTTTTTCCCAATGAAACAGTGCGAAACAAAACAGTTTTCATTATTAATAACACCTCAAAACCAGTCAATGATAATTTAATGGATTTATTAATCTTTATTGATTCATTAAAACGCGCCAATGCCAAAAGAGTAATTTGTGTAATGACTTATTATGGTTATGCAAGACAAGATCGAATGGCAAACCCACGCCAACCAATCACAGCACGTTTAGTTGCGGATTTACTTGAGACAGCAGGAGCAGATAAATTAATTACGCTTGATTTACATAATGCTTCAATTCAGGGGTTTTTTAATATCCCAGTTGATGATTTGCGAGGACAATTTATTTTTTCAAAAGAGTTTCGTTTAAGAAATGATAAATTTGTAATTGTTTCTCCTGACCATGGTGGCGCTGTGCGGGCAAGACAACTTTCAGAATTACTAAAAACTGAAGAACAAATTGCAATTATTGACAAAAGAAGAACAGCCCCAAATGTTTCAGAAATTATGGGTGTTTTAGGGGATGTTAAAAATAAAAATGTGATTATTTATGATGACATTATTGATACAGGTGGAACAATTGTTCATGCGGCAGAAATTCTAAAGAAACAAGGGGCGAATAAAATTATTATTGCCGCAACACATGGACTATTTTCAAAAGGTTTTGAAATGTTTGAGGAAAGTAAGATTATTGATGAAGTAATTATTACTAATTCAATTGATCATTCACACTTATCACATTTTAAAAAATTAAGAGAATTGTCAATGGCAGAGTTTCTTGGATTAGTCATTAAAGCAAATATTAATAACACTTCAATTGGTGAAATATATGAAGATTATAGCAAGGGAAGAGTTTAA